In Astyanax mexicanus isolate ESR-SI-001 chromosome 25, AstMex3_surface, whole genome shotgun sequence, a genomic segment contains:
- the tyrp1b gene encoding tyrosinase-related protein 1b codes for MWQTVLLLCGSILMTQGQFPRQCVTPEGLRSGTCCPSPTGRANDECGSSTGRGRCVTVTADERPHGPQYPHSGRDDRERWPLRFFNRTCQCNENFSGHHCGRCKHGLTGPSCNQKVNVVRRNIMQMSSEEQKAFINALDQAKRTVHPDLVICTRRYEEIFGADGNSPQFENITIYNFFVWTHYYSVGKTYMGPGQDGFGGVDFSHEGPGFVTWHRFHLLQLERDMQDMLGDPTFALPYWYFAIGGSECDICTDNLFGARSNFGNGRTISANSIFSQWRVICDHLEEYEKLGTICNSTEGGTLRRHAGGNVDRPMVQKLPEPQDIIDCLDLDTFDTPPYYSTSTRSFRNTIEGYSAPQGDYDPVVRSLHNLAHLFLNGTGGQTHLSPNDPIFVLLHTFTDAIFDEWLQRHSPGTVGYPEANAPIGHNRHFNMVPFWPPITNAEMFVAAPEGLGYNYEVDWPTRPYTLSEILTIAIVVVVLVVIVVGGVIACVVRAYSSVEGLEPLLGDHYRRYSEEERLVEQSKSVV; via the exons ATGTGGCAGACAGTGCTGCTGCTGTGCGGATCCATTCTGATGACTCAAGGCCAGTTCCCCCGTCAATGTGTGACTCCTGAGGGACTCCGTAGTGGTACCTGCTGTCCATCACCCACCGGCCGAGCCAACGACGAGTGTGGCTCCAGCACTGGGAGGGGCCGATGTGTGACAGTCACTGCTGATGAACGACCGCATGGACCTCAGTACCCTCACAGTGGGCGAGATGACAGAGAAAGATGGCCACTGCGCTTCTTTAATCGAACCTGCCAATGTAATGAGAATTTCAGTGGACACCACTGCGGACGATGCAAACACGGCCTAACTGGCCCCAGCTGTAACCAGAAAGTCAACGTGG TGCGTCGCAACATCATGCAGATGTCTTCTGAGGAACAGAAGGCATTCATTAATGCTCTGGACCAAGCTAAGCGCACTGTCCATCCTGATCTAGTCATCTGCACACGCCGTTATGAGGAGATCTTTGGTGCAGATGGAAACAGCCCTCAGTTCGAGAACATCACCATATATAACTTCTTCGTCTGGACTCACTATTACTCTGTGGGGAAAACGTACATGGGGCCTGGACAGGACGGCTTTGGAGGAGTGGACTTCTCTCACGAAGGCCCAGGGTTCGTGACCTGGCACCGGTTCCATTTACTCCAACTGGAGAGAGACATGCAG GATATGCTTGGAGACCCGACGTTTGCCCTGCCGTACTGGTACTTTGCCATCGGAGGCAGTGAGTGCGACATCTGCACGGACAACCTCTTCGGAGCCAGGAGCAATTTTGGAAATGGAAGAACCATCAGCGCCAACTCAATCTTCTCCCAGTGGAGAGTGATCTGTGATCATCTGGAGGAGTACGAGAAACTGGGGACCATCTGCAACA gtaCGGAGGGAGGCACCCTCAGACGCCATGCTGGAGGTAACGTGGATCGACCGATGGTTCAGAAATTACCGGAACCTCAGGATATTATTGACTGCTTGGACTTGGACACATTTGACACTCCTCCATACTACTCTACCTCCACCAGGAGCTTCAGAAACACTATTGAAG GTTACAGCGCCCCTCAGGGTGATTATGACCCAGTGGTCCGGAGTCTACACAATCTGGCCCACCTGTTCCTGAACGGGACTGGCGGTCAGACACATCTGTCTCCTAATGACCCCATCTTCGTCCTGCTGCACACCTTCACCGACGCCATCTTTGATGAGTGGCTCCAGAGACACAGCCCTG GTACAGTGGGGTACCCTGAAGCGAACGCTCCCATTGGTCATAACCGTCACTTCAACATGGTTCCCTTCTGGCCACCCATCACAAATGCAGAAATGTTCGTCGCAGCCCCAGAGGGTCTGGGATACAACTACGAGGTCGACTGGCCTA CTCGGCCGTACACCCTCTCTGAGATCCTCACCATAGCGATTgttgtggtggtgctggtggtgattGTGGTGGGTGGAGTCATCGCCTGCGTTGTGAGAGCCTACAGTTCAGTCGAAGGCCTGGAACCTCTGCTGGGGGATCACTACCGTCGCTACTCGGAAGAAGAACGGCTGGTGGAACAGTCCAAATCTGTAGTATGA